The Agrobacterium vitis region AGGCAAACGCGCTCGATTTCGGACGTGCGACGATAATTAGGCTCCGACGAACCTAAATAGTTCTTTACATTCGTAAGATGCGTGGGGAAAATCATGAACCATAGGGTTACTAAGGTTCCAGCCGCTCCCCCAGCATTTAAAAACTTACAAAATATGTCAGCTAGCTTTGGATTTTGTTCTTTAATCCTTGCAACAGTCGTTACCTCATTAGCGTGCTCTTCTAAAAAATCCGTGGCAGCGGAACTGATTGCGGCAAGCATGGCATATGTGAGAGGCTCGGCCTTAAGGACTTCGATAACTTCTTTAGCAAGGTTGAACAGGCCAGTCGCTACTTTTGCATGCTCATAACCACATTCGGGATTTTGGCAGATCTCTTCATTATCAAAGCCATAAAACTCGGAACTGCCGATGTCATAGCTCTTTGACGGAAAAATGGATTTGCACTGCGGGCAAAGGGCAGGCAAGGGCGGGCCATTACGGCCAGTATAGCCGATCCGCGATGTTGTTGATCCTGCACTTTTGCTGCGTGGCGAATTTTCGACACGTGTGCCGCTCATCTCAATTTTGGAAGCGCCAGAAATATCGTAGGGTTGTTCAACGTCGGTGAACCTAACGTTTTCGAATTTCCCAGTTATCGGTCCCTCTGTTTTGATGCCAACTTTGGCTCCAGAGATATGGACGTTTTTAATGTGCATTTTATACCCCCCAACCCGGGGCTCATATCAGCACGTCGTTAAATAAGAGTCGAGTCGCAAATGCGTGCGATACGGGTGGTTCGGTTCCTAAGCCATTGAGTGGTATTTTAAGTTTGGACAAGGTAAATTGCAGCTCGTTTGAAGGGCATTCAATGTGGCTTCATACCATCGATTAGTGCAGTCTCAGTCAACGGCACATAGATAACGGTGTAGTCGGGAACTGAAAAGTCGCGTCCGGCGCCAGAGGATCACTCATGACAGTCATTTTTGCGGGTGCTTTCGAAGACTGTGCGGTGATCGGCGGCGATCAGCTTCGCCATGAGTATTTCACCCTTCAGCCGGCTGGATTTGCCAGCAAGGTTAGAAGGATCAATGACCGAGTATGGGGTGCAAAGGCAGGCTATGGCCCCACTGCAGATCGTCTCTGGGACGATTTGACCGGCCTGCCGGGCGTTGAGGACATGTGTATTGAGGAGCTCGCCGCTCACACGCGAACTCTCGGCAGCAAGGTTTATCAGGGATGTTTGGCTTTGCTTCCTGTGGGAGCAAAAGATCCGGGCTTATATCTTTTCCTAGCTGGGGTGAACGCCAACGGTTTGAGTTCAGTTCATTGGCTTAATTTCCAGTTGGGCGATTTTGGATCTGCGATAGGTCCTGGCAAAGCCTTTGCTTTTGGACCAGATCCAAGCGTTCATACTCAGGCAACCGCACTGCTTCAGGTACAGCTCACAACGCAGGGGCGTTTCGCGGTGGCCGCACTGGATACTTGGGCCATCTCCCTTACGAAATATGCTCGCCAGCTTGCTGCGCACGCCGTGGGTTTTCCTACTGATCTGGTGCTGATCATTAAAGATAGTCCAGTGAAAAGGTGCCTGCTGGAGGAGGCGTCTCCTTCGGATCCAGCCTTCACCAGATGCCTGTTTCCTTTGTAATCACGCTAGTTTTCAACGGTTGATGTTTGTTAGATGGATCCAACGGCGGCGAAGAGGATCGTGAATCGCTTTTGACAGAAGTTCTGGAATTTTCATTTTTCCGATTCGTCGTGTCAAAATTCCGAAAGTTCGCGGCGAGCTACATTGGCAATCCGCACATCGTTGTCCGCGCCTTTGGACGCTCCAGGCAAGCGCAAGACACCATCGCAAAGCGCCAGCAGCCGACCCGCGACCGGATGGAAAATCTCCTCATAGAGCGCGTCGCCGACAGCCGTGCCGCCCGCTGCGTGCCAGATCGGCAGCGCCACCCATTCCCCGATCATCGGCACATGTCCGGCCTGAAACAGCGCATAGGACGGGGCCTCCAATGCCTTGAGGTTGGCCGCCATTTTCACCGGATCGTCACCCGTGCCTGAGCGATAAGGGCCTGCAATCAAAATCAGCATTTTTCTCTCCATTAAACTGCACGAATATCCATAAATCTGCATGATTTATCTTGAGAGTCGAGTCAAAATCGTTGATATAGATGGGTATGTAAATTTTCAGGTAATTTCGTGCAATGCTGACTCATCAACGCAAGGCTCTCATTCTCTCCCGGCTACAACGCGACGGGCGGGTGATCGCCAAGGATTTCGCCGCTGAACTTGACCTGTCGGAGGACACCATTCGCCGTGACATGCGCGACATGGCAGCAGTGGGATTGCTGGCCCGCGTGCATGGCGGTGCGCTGCCGCTTTCGCCGGACCTGCCGGATTTCTCGACCCGGAAAAGCCGGGCGGGCAGCGAGAAACAGGCTTTGGCAACCCGTGCCGTCTCATTGGTTCAGCCGGGGCAGATGATCTTTCTGGATGGTGGCACCACCAATGCCGAAATTGCCCGGCTGCTACCGCAAAATCTCGGCCTGACGGTGATTACCCATAGCCCGACCATTGCCGTCGAGCTGGAGAGGCGCAGCGATATCGAGGTTATCCTGATCGGCGGGCGGCTCTATCGGCATTCGATGGTGGCGGTGGGTGCCGTGGCGGCGGAGGCGATTGCAAGGCTGCGCCCGCACCTGTTCTTCCTGGGCGCCACCGCCATCCACCCACAGCATGGCGTCACCACCGGCGATGCCGAGGAAGCGGCGATCAAGCGGCTGATCGCCTCGGTCAGTGCGGAAACCTATCTCTGCCTGACCGCAGAAAAGCTGGATACACTGTCGCCCTGCCAGATCCTGCCGCTGCCGGCCCTTTCGGGATTGATCGTCGGACCCAGCGTGGAGGCGGCGCGGCTTACCCCCTATCAGGCGACCGGGATCGCGCTTTTTCAGGCGTGACCAGTCGTCAGGATATGCCCATCGTCAGAGCATGAAGATGCGTCGGATCAGGAAAACAGCACGTCCGTCACCCTGACATCACCGACATGGCGGCCTGTCCAATTGTGCATCGGCTTGTTGGCCATGGCCAGCAGCGCCAGCCGCTCGGGACTGTCCTTTTCGAAATAGCGGGCCAGGAGCGCCGTCACCATCGCCTCGGCGGCGCGCGTTGTGCCGTCATCCGCCTTGACCGCAATCGACAGGCCCTGTTGCGGCAGAATGGCGCAAAACACCCCTTCGGCACCGGTCTTGGCGAAGATCTGCCCCGGGGCGACCTGCATCATCTTCGTGCAGGCGCGTGCGGTACCCGCCACGTAATAAGGCTCTGCCATGCAGGCATCGATCAGCCGTCTGGAGGCCTTGGCGCGCACTGGCTCCAGCCCCTGCCCCGTCGCCATCCTGGCAAAACCATGGGCCAGCGCCTTCAGCGGCACAGCATAGGTGGGGATCGAGCAGCCTTCGGTGCCGCAATGGTCGCGGTCAAGCACGGCGCCCGTCAGGCTTTCCATGGTCGCACGGATATCGCGTTGCAGGGGATGATCGTATTCCACATAGCCTTCGACCTGATAGCCAGCATGCACGCAGGCGCAGACGAAACCGGCATGTTTACCGGAGCAATTATTGTGCAGCGCCTGCGGCTTTTCCAATGTGCGGGCCTGATGGATCAGGGTTTTCTGATCGAAAGACCAATGGGCGCCGCATTCCAGCGCATCCACGTCCAGCCCGGCCCTGGCCAGCATCAGCGCCGCCAGCACCACATGCTCGTCCTCACCGGAATGAGAGGAACAGGCCAGCGCCAATTCCTTGTTACCAAACCCATAGGCATCCGCCGCACCACTTTCCACCAAGGGCAGGGCCTGCATGGCCTTGCAGGCCGAGCGCGGAAACACACCCGCCTCGATATCTCCGGCGGAAAACACCACCTGGCCATCGCCATCCACCACCACGGCCACGCCATGATGGCGGCTTTCGACGCGATTTCCACGGGTGACTTCAACGGTAATGGGATTGGTCATGATGGCGAGGCCTTAGATGTTTTGGGGACCCTGTTTGATTAGCGCAGAATGCGACAGGGCGCATCCCTAAACAAGCTGGCGAGATTTTTACGGCGCCGTGCGTTTTATAAAAAGTACAAATACCCGGGTACGACGATGCGACCGCAAGTCTGCCTGCTTCAATCTCAACCTTTCAGACTCTAGAAAGGCCCACTCAGGAAAGGCATTGCCCGGATCGGCAGGGCCGGCACGTCGATATGGTCAGGCGCAAGCCCAGCCCTGGCCCGAGCCGCCATCATCTCATAAGCGCTTTCCAGGTGCCGGGTGAAGCGCTCGGTATCGAACAAAGGCTTGCTGCGGCGGTTCGCTTCGAGCTTCTGTTTCAGGGCGACGATCTTTTCGGGGTGAGCGGCGAACTCTACAGCTCTTTCAATGAAATCCGCCTCGTCCCGCGCTACCAGTTCGGGCAGTCCGATGGCCGTAAGCAAGCTCTCGGATACCCGCGAAGCAAAGCTTAGGCCTTTTTTGGTCAGGACCGGCAGTCCGCCCCAGAGCAGATCCGATGTCGTCGTATGGCCGTTATAGGGGAAAGTGTCGAGCGCCAGATCGGCAAGGCCCACCCGGCTCAGATGATCGGGATAATCCGCCCCCTCGGCAAAGACGATACGCTCGCGGCCAATGCCGAGCCGGGCGAATTCCTCAGCGAAATTCGCCTGCAATTGCGACCCGCTGCACAATATCCACAACAGGCTGTCCGGCACGGCTTTCATGATGGAGGCCCATAAATCGATACTTAGCGGACTGATCTTGGCGGGCGAATTGAAGGAGGCAAAGACGAAGGCTCCTTCCGGCAGCCCGTGGTCGGCCCGCTTCAAGGCTTTGGGGAGCGGCTTGGTCACGCTGCAATTGCCCTGATAGGTTTCCGGCAGACGGCAGAGCTTTTCCTCAAACCAGGGCTTGGCATCGTCAGGTGTGACGATGAGGTCGGTCATGTGATAATCCAACCCCGCACCGCGCACCGAGCCGGGATAGCCGATCCAGCTGGCCTTGACCGGCGCATCCGAGAGAGCGACGACGGCAAGCCGGTTGCCCGCCGTGTGTCCCTTCAGGTCGATGAGAATATCGATACCGCGCCGGCTGATGTCCTGGGCAATCCCGTCATTGTTCATCTGGCCGACAGCGATGATTTCCGATTGCAGCACCGGGTCCCAGGTCTTTTGGATGGCGGCCTGACCAGGCGGCGTATGGCAAAAGAAAGTAATGTCGAAACGACTGCGGTCATGGGCCAGAAAGACATCGTAGAGGAGATACATGGTGGCATGGATGGTCAGATCCGAGGAGAGATACCCGACCTTGAGTTTTTCGCCCAAAGGACGAACTGCGCGCCGCGGCATCGCAGTACCCACATTGCGCTGAAGCAGGTCAGTGCCGCCGCAAGGACCGTTGATCACCGCCTGATCGTCGCTCCAATAGCAGCGCGACAGAGGCTGGTCGCGATAGAGAATTTCCGCCGTCAGCGGGTCCTCGGGTGACTTCATCATCTCAAGCCATTGCCTTGCGACCGGAAAGACCAGGTTGGAGCGGCAGAACATGAAATAATTGACCGCAACAAAACTGTCCTCGGGATTTTCCGCATAGCGCCGTTCAATGATCGGCTTCAGTTTTTCCGGTTTGCGGATCAATTGATAGTGGTTGATGACGATCTGTAAATGCCAGTTACTGGTCAGATCGAGAAGCGGCACCAGTTCATCCAGTGGCGGATGCATGCCTGCCCCCAGCAGCATATTGGCGATATCGCTGACGAAACCCGCATCGTCTGCATTGGCGCGCGCTGCCGCAACGGCAATGCTCTCCAGCAGATCGGCCCGCCGCTCGGTCAGATAGAGCTTGGCGGCGAATTTCAGGAATTCGGCGCGCTTTTCCGGCAAACCCGCTGCCGACCGGGCAAAGGCTTGCGCCGCCTCGATCTTCTGGCCGAGCTTCAGATGGATATTGGCGGCCAGCATTTCGGCCTGTCCGGCTTTTCCGGCCAGCGCCAATTGCCTGGCTGCCGCCTGCGCATGGCCCAGAGCCTTTTCAAACGCGCCATGCCGATAGGCATTAAGCGCCAAATCCATATCCTGAGCCATGATCCGCCAAGCCACCTGCATGTTCAATCCATGCGACGGCAGGAACCTGCCGCCGCGTTATGTCGGATAGAGGAAAATCATTGCCCGAGGCTTGCCCGCACACAGCGTTAAACACTTAACCCGGCAAGGCCGGAACGTCGATCCGGGTGGGCGCAAGGCCAGCACGGGCGCGCTCCGCCATCATCTCATAGGCTCGCTCCAGATGCCGGGTGAAACGAAGCGTGTTAAACAGCGGCGCGGTATGGCGGCTGGCGGCAAGATGGCTTTTCAGCGCGGCGATCTTGTCCGGTTGCCGGGCAAGGTGCGCCGCCAGACTGACGAAAACCTCCTCATCATCAGCCACCAGTTGATCGAGGCCAACAGCCTTCAACAGGCTTTCCGACACCCGCCCGGCAAAACAATGCCCACGTTTGGTCAAGACCGGCAGCCCGCCCCAAAGCATATCGGAGGTCGTCGTATGGCCGTTGCAGGGGAAGGTATCGAGCGCCAGATCGGCCAGCGGCAGCCGGTGGACGTGCTCGCCATAATCCTGCTTGGCGGCAAACAGGATGCGGGCCGGATCGATGCCTTCCGCCACAAAGCCCGCCTCCAGGTTGGTTCTTGCAATGGCATCCGGGCAAAGCATCCACAACAGGCTATCGGGTGCGAACCGCAATACTCTAGCCCACAGGGACATGGTCTGCGGCGTGATCTTGTGGACGCCGTTGAAGGAAGCGAAAACGAAGGCATGCTCCGGCAACCCGTGATCAGCACGCCGCGACGGCCTTGGTTGCGGACGGCTGGCTGCGCTGTTGGCCTGGTAGCAATCCGGCAGGCGGCAGAATTTTTCCCGGTAGAAAGCCTCGGCACTGTCAGGCGTCACCACCGGGTCGGTTATGGCATAATCCAGATCGACGCTGGACACCGGGCCGGGAAAGCCGAGATAGGTGGCCTTGAGCGGCGCGGATGACAGATTGACGATGCCGAGCCGGGCACCCGGCGTATGGCCTTTCAGATCAACAAGAATATCGACCTGCTGACGGTCGATTTCAGCGGCAGCAGCCTCGTCGGAAAGATCGCGCAGGCTGACTAGCTCCTGGCGCAATAGTTGCGGCATCGCCTGCTGATCGGCGCTGTAAGTCTTTGCTGTATAGCAGAACAGCGTGATCCTGAACCGGCTGCGATCATGAGCCAGCAGGCTGTCGAGAAACAGCGTCATGGTTGCATGGGCGTGAAAATCGCTGGAGAGATAGCCGATATGCAGGGGTTGTTCAGCCATTCCGATTTTCCGCCGCGGCGGGCGGGCGGCAAAGCTTTTCGCCAGTGCCAGATGCTCGCGCACGGGCTTGGCCTGCACGCTCTGGTCTTCGCACCAGAGCACACGGGACAGCGCCTGCTCGACCTGCAAGACAGCGCGCGCGTAAGGCTCGTCCGGGGCTGCCATCAATGCCTGATGACGGGCGATGGTGGCGAGATCGACCAGATCATGGGCGCTGGCAAAGCGCAGGCCTTCGATGGCGACATCGCCAGGCACGGTGTCGCGCGCCTCGTCCAGCAGCGCTTTCAGCTCAGGCAATTGCCAATTGGCGCGGTAGAAACTGGCGGCAAAAAACATCGCCGGGCCGCTCGCCCGGTCGAGAAAAGGGATCAGTTGCGTCACCGCCTGGCGGGCAGCATTGTCCCAGGGGGCCAGCAGGGTCTGCGCCATGACCAGCACGAAGGCCGGATCGGCGCGGTTGAGAAGGCCCGCCTCCAACCCGATCCGGCGCGCTTCATCCGCCTGTCCGGCCTGGAGAAACAGCGTCGCCGCCAGCTTCAAAAAGGCAGGGGCCTCGGCGCGATTGGCCTGTGCCGCCTGGACAAAAGCGGTGGCGGCAGCTGGCTTGTCGCCGCGCTTCAACAGGATATTGCCGATCAGGGCCTGCGCCATCGCATGGTTGGGCGCTTTTTTGGCAATCACAAAACGCGCCGCACTCAGCGCCGCGTCGAAATCCCCGGCCTGATAAGCCTTTACCGCCGCATCAAACGTCGCCATGGACTGACTCTTGCGGCGTGAAAAACGGTTCGTTGCGCGCAGGCAAGGCCGGAACATCGATATGATCGGGTGCAAGGCCCGCCCGCGCCCGCTCCGCCATCATCTCGTAGCCGCGCTCCAGATGACGCGTGAAGCGCTCGGCATCAAACAGCGGTGCGGTTAAAATCTGGGTGCACAGACGAGCCCGAAGCTCCTCCAGCCGGTCTGGATGTTCGGCGAACTCCACAGCGCGGGCGACAAAATCGTCTGCATCCTGCGCCACCAGTTCCGGCAGGCCGACAGCCTTCAGCAGGCTTTCGGAGACACGGCCCGCGAATGCCTTGCCTTTCTTCGTCAGGACAGGAACGCCTGCCCACAGCGCATCGGATGTGGTGGTGTGGCCGTTGTAGATGAAAGTGTCGAGCACCAGATCGGTTG contains the following coding sequences:
- a CDS encoding DUF4406 domain-containing protein, with product MLILIAGPYRSGTGDDPVKMAANLKALEAPSYALFQAGHVPMIGEWVALPIWHAAGGTAVGDALYEEIFHPVAGRLLALCDGVLRLPGASKGADNDVRIANVARRELSEF
- a CDS encoding DeoR/GlpR family DNA-binding transcription regulator, with translation MLTHQRKALILSRLQRDGRVIAKDFAAELDLSEDTIRRDMRDMAAVGLLARVHGGALPLSPDLPDFSTRKSRAGSEKQALATRAVSLVQPGQMIFLDGGTTNAEIARLLPQNLGLTVITHSPTIAVELERRSDIEVILIGGRLYRHSMVAVGAVAAEAIARLRPHLFFLGATAIHPQHGVTTGDAEEAAIKRLIASVSAETYLCLTAEKLDTLSPCQILPLPALSGLIVGPSVEAARLTPYQATGIALFQA
- a CDS encoding asparaginase; translation: MTNPITVEVTRGNRVESRHHGVAVVVDGDGQVVFSAGDIEAGVFPRSACKAMQALPLVESGAADAYGFGNKELALACSSHSGEDEHVVLAALMLARAGLDVDALECGAHWSFDQKTLIHQARTLEKPQALHNNCSGKHAGFVCACVHAGYQVEGYVEYDHPLQRDIRATMESLTGAVLDRDHCGTEGCSIPTYAVPLKALAHGFARMATGQGLEPVRAKASRRLIDACMAEPYYVAGTARACTKMMQVAPGQIFAKTGAEGVFCAILPQQGLSIAVKADDGTTRAAEAMVTALLARYFEKDSPERLALLAMANKPMHNWTGRHVGDVRVTDVLFS
- a CDS encoding glycosyl transferase, with translation MATFDAAVKAYQAGDFDAALSAARFVIAKKAPNHAMAQALIGNILLKRGDKPAAATAFVQAAQANRAEAPAFLKLAATLFLQAGQADEARRIGLEAGLLNRADPAFVLVMAQTLLAPWDNAARQAVTQLIPFLDRASGPAMFFAASFYRANWQLPELKALLDEARDTVPGDVAIEGLRFASAHDLVDLATIARHQALMAAPDEPYARAVLQVEQALSRVLWCEDQSVQAKPVREHLALAKSFAARPPRRKIGMAEQPLHIGYLSSDFHAHATMTLFLDSLLAHDRSRFRITLFCYTAKTYSADQQAMPQLLRQELVSLRDLSDEAAAAEIDRQQVDILVDLKGHTPGARLGIVNLSSAPLKATYLGFPGPVSSVDLDYAITDPVVTPDSAEAFYREKFCRLPDCYQANSAASRPQPRPSRRADHGLPEHAFVFASFNGVHKITPQTMSLWARVLRFAPDSLLWMLCPDAIARTNLEAGFVAEGIDPARILFAAKQDYGEHVHRLPLADLALDTFPCNGHTTTSDMLWGGLPVLTKRGHCFAGRVSESLLKAVGLDQLVADDEEVFVSLAAHLARQPDKIAALKSHLAASRHTAPLFNTLRFTRHLERAYEMMAERARAGLAPTRIDVPALPG